From Myxococcota bacterium, the proteins below share one genomic window:
- a CDS encoding nitroreductase/quinone reductase family protein — protein sequence MRALKIVLALAVSYVALVVGFESLLGWVQPASGATIVITTVDPDGRTHERVVARLDSDGKLYVAANHWPRSWYRRALENPAVQVASGGEHHGYRAVPVSGEEAERVDSQHPRPLLFKFVTGFPPRLIMRLDPTDPAQDGGAPR from the coding sequence ATGAGAGCGCTCAAGATCGTCCTGGCGCTGGCCGTCTCCTACGTCGCTCTGGTGGTCGGGTTCGAGTCTCTGCTCGGCTGGGTGCAGCCTGCGAGCGGCGCGACGATCGTGATCACGACCGTCGACCCGGACGGCCGCACGCACGAGCGCGTGGTCGCCCGGCTCGACAGCGACGGCAAGCTCTACGTCGCGGCGAATCACTGGCCGCGCTCGTGGTATCGCCGGGCGCTCGAGAATCCCGCCGTGCAGGTCGCCTCCGGCGGCGAGCACCACGGCTACCGCGCGGTGCCGGTCAGCGGCGAAGAGGCCGAACGCGTCGACTCACAGCACCCGCGGCCGCTGCTCTTCAAGTTCGTGACCGGCTTCCCGCCGCGGCTGATCATGCGGCTGGACCCGACCGACCCGGCTCAGGACGGCGGCGCGCCCAGGTAG
- a CDS encoding DUF4197 domain-containing protein — translation MIRSALLVAGVLAFASQLSDATTASGLSEALKVATQRAVQSTSKPGGFLDNSRIHIGLPGKMETMANGLRAVGMGAQVDELETAMNHAAEKAAGEATPVFVDAIQGMSFSDAAGILKGSDTAATEYFKKKTTAPLTAKFRPIVDDAMKSVGVTKLYESLVGQYTSTPFMQAPKLDLNSYVTDKALSGLFTIVGDEEKKIRKDPVARSTDLLKQVFGH, via the coding sequence ATGATTCGATCCGCGCTTCTCGTTGCGGGCGTGCTGGCCTTCGCCTCCCAGCTCTCGGACGCGACTACCGCTTCGGGGCTTTCCGAAGCGCTCAAGGTGGCGACGCAGCGCGCCGTGCAGTCCACCTCGAAGCCCGGCGGCTTCCTCGACAACTCTCGCATCCACATCGGCCTGCCGGGCAAGATGGAGACGATGGCGAACGGGCTGCGCGCGGTGGGCATGGGCGCGCAGGTCGACGAGCTCGAGACCGCGATGAACCACGCGGCCGAGAAAGCCGCAGGCGAGGCGACGCCGGTGTTCGTCGACGCGATCCAGGGCATGAGCTTCTCGGACGCGGCCGGGATCCTGAAGGGCAGCGACACCGCCGCCACCGAGTACTTCAAGAAAAAGACCACCGCCCCGCTCACGGCCAAGTTCCGGCCGATCGTGGACGACGCCATGAAGAGCGTCGGAGTCACGAAGCTGTACGAGTCACTGGTGGGTCAGTACACCAGCACGCCGTTCATGCAGGCGCCCAAGCTCGACCTGAACTCCTACGTGACCGACAAGGCGCTCTCCGGCCTGTTCACGATCGTGGGCGACGAGGAGAAGAAGATCCGCAAGGACCCGGTGGCGCGCTCGACGGACCTGCTCAAGCAGGTGTTCGGTCACTGA
- a CDS encoding cupin domain-containing protein, which yields MKVRRVVTGHDRSGKAVFVSDREVEPITAQLLPGSEFHKLWGGDRAPSFPDDGAEPAQPSYFPPIGGFRFGMFSLPPASSAAAPQPKDMAAAAAELEAKLPGLASYMEPDAPGMHTTDTIDFEVVLEGEVWLELDGGKEVHLRPGDTVVQNGTRHAWHNRGTKPARLAVFITGARHAKFPKS from the coding sequence ATGAAAGTGCGCCGCGTCGTCACGGGTCACGATCGTTCGGGCAAGGCCGTGTTCGTCTCCGATCGCGAAGTCGAGCCGATCACCGCCCAGCTCTTGCCTGGCTCCGAGTTCCACAAGCTGTGGGGCGGCGATCGCGCGCCGTCGTTCCCGGACGATGGCGCCGAGCCCGCGCAGCCCAGCTATTTCCCGCCGATCGGCGGCTTCCGCTTCGGCATGTTCTCGCTGCCGCCCGCGAGCTCGGCCGCCGCGCCGCAGCCCAAGGACATGGCGGCCGCGGCAGCGGAGCTCGAGGCCAAGCTGCCCGGGCTCGCGAGCTACATGGAGCCCGACGCGCCGGGCATGCACACCACCGACACGATCGACTTCGAGGTCGTGCTCGAGGGCGAGGTCTGGCTCGAGCTCGACGGCGGCAAGGAAGTGCACCTGCGGCCCGGAGACACCGTGGTGCAGAACGGCACACGCCACGCCTGGCACAACCGCGGCACGAAGCCGGCGCGCCTGGCCGTGTTCATCACGGGCGCGCGCCACGCGAAGTTCCCCAAGAGCTGA
- a CDS encoding cupin domain-containing protein, giving the protein MTEFATQRLPRERTAVAPDGSDVRVLLGLAGGGMAHFELAAGATSRAVTHRSVEEIWWFLSGRGEMWRKQSGREEVVPVEAGVCLTIPLGTHFQFRALGTEPLRALGVTMPPWPGDGEAVPVPGKWLSDRTPA; this is encoded by the coding sequence GTGACGGAGTTCGCGACCCAGCGCCTGCCGCGCGAGCGCACGGCGGTCGCTCCCGACGGCTCCGACGTGCGCGTGCTGCTCGGACTGGCCGGCGGCGGCATGGCGCACTTCGAGCTGGCGGCGGGCGCGACCTCGCGCGCGGTGACTCACCGCAGCGTGGAGGAGATCTGGTGGTTCCTGTCGGGGCGGGGCGAGATGTGGCGCAAGCAGAGCGGCCGCGAAGAAGTGGTGCCCGTCGAGGCGGGCGTGTGTCTCACGATCCCGCTCGGCACGCACTTCCAGTTCCGTGCGCTGGGGACCGAGCCGCTGCGCGCGCTGGGAGTCACCATGCCGCCGTGGCCTGGCGACGGCGAGGCCGTCCCGGTGCCGGGGAAGTGGCTCAGTGACCGAACACCTGCTTGA
- a CDS encoding DUF1993 domain-containing protein: MPISIHAASAPIFTRMLTNLSTWLDKAEAHAAAKKFDKENYLGLRLTPDMLPFARQIQIATDTAKLAIARLAGAEAPKWPDDEKTFAELRARVKKALDYVQSVPAAKLEGGESRAIDLPMGPGRTLKVTGEAMLAGFSLPNFFFHVMMVYTLLRQGGVELGKMDYLGAPPS; encoded by the coding sequence ATGCCGATCTCGATCCACGCCGCCAGCGCCCCGATCTTCACGCGCATGCTGACCAACTTGTCGACCTGGCTCGACAAGGCCGAAGCGCACGCCGCCGCGAAGAAGTTCGACAAGGAGAACTACCTGGGGCTGCGACTCACTCCCGACATGCTGCCGTTCGCGCGCCAGATCCAGATCGCGACCGACACGGCCAAGCTGGCCATCGCGCGCCTGGCCGGCGCCGAGGCCCCGAAGTGGCCCGACGACGAGAAGACCTTCGCCGAGCTGCGCGCGCGCGTGAAGAAGGCGCTCGACTACGTGCAGTCCGTCCCGGCCGCGAAGCTCGAGGGCGGCGAGTCACGCGCGATCGACCTGCCGATGGGCCCCGGCCGCACGCTGAAAGTCACGGGCGAGGCCATGCTCGCCGGCTTCTCGCTGCCGAACTTCTTCTTCCACGTGATGATGGTCTACACGCTGCTGCGCCAGGGCGGCGTGGAGCTGGGCAAGATGGACTACCTGGGCGCGCCGCCGTCCTGA
- a CDS encoding DUF308 domain-containing protein: protein MTPLDERLASILARGWWLLLLRGLAAIVFGLLTLSQPGISLAVLVLLFGFYSLADGLLCVWTAVAGRAHHESWWMLLLEGLLGVGIGVLTFLEPGITALIVLFYIAIWAIGTGVLEIAAAIRLRKEIRGEWLLILAGVASVAFGVLLIVQPGAGALALLWLIGTYALVFGVLVVVLAFRARSFQRVLHE, encoded by the coding sequence ATGACTCCCCTCGACGAACGTCTGGCCTCGATCCTGGCGCGTGGCTGGTGGCTGCTCTTGCTGCGCGGGCTCGCGGCGATCGTGTTCGGGCTGCTGACCCTGTCGCAGCCCGGCATCTCGCTCGCGGTGTTGGTGCTGTTGTTCGGTTTCTACTCGCTCGCGGACGGGCTTCTCTGCGTCTGGACCGCCGTCGCCGGACGCGCGCACCACGAGTCGTGGTGGATGCTGCTGCTCGAGGGCCTGCTGGGCGTGGGCATCGGCGTCCTGACCTTCCTCGAGCCGGGAATCACGGCGCTGATCGTCCTGTTCTACATCGCGATCTGGGCGATCGGCACGGGCGTGCTGGAGATCGCGGCAGCGATCCGGCTGCGCAAGGAGATCCGCGGCGAGTGGCTGCTCATCCTGGCGGGAGTCGCGTCCGTCGCGTTCGGCGTGCTCTTGATCGTGCAGCCCGGCGCGGGCGCACTCGCCCTCTTGTGGCTGATCGGCACCTACGCGCTCGTATTCGGCGTGCTGGTCGTGGTGCTCGCGTTCCGCGCGCGCAGCTTCCAGCGCGTCCTGCACGAGTGA
- a CDS encoding DUF4336 domain-containing protein codes for MALVAHDANLWSVEHLFGWQGGWIEIPVRMTVIRLATGTLVLHSPVPIGAELCKELEALGPVGFIVVPWAHGKFAEAAARRYPAAQLLAAPAPPSARKSLPFRGVLADRPPEAWGPDIETHLLEGFRLQEVVLFHRPSRTLVLTDLCFHIQRATTRLSGLFFRANGMWQRFAPSRIIRALAVSDRAALRRSLERVLRWDFERVIPGHGDVIERGGPAALRAAWPGS; via the coding sequence GTGGCGCTGGTCGCGCACGACGCGAACCTGTGGAGCGTCGAGCACCTGTTCGGCTGGCAGGGCGGGTGGATCGAGATCCCCGTGCGCATGACGGTGATCCGGCTCGCGACCGGTACGCTGGTGTTGCACTCGCCGGTCCCGATCGGGGCGGAGCTCTGCAAGGAGCTCGAGGCGCTCGGTCCGGTGGGCTTCATCGTGGTGCCCTGGGCGCACGGGAAGTTCGCCGAGGCCGCTGCCCGGCGCTATCCCGCGGCGCAGCTGCTCGCGGCACCCGCGCCGCCCTCGGCCCGGAAGTCACTCCCGTTCCGCGGCGTGCTGGCCGACCGGCCGCCCGAGGCTTGGGGGCCGGACATCGAGACTCACCTGCTGGAGGGCTTCCGGCTCCAGGAAGTGGTGCTCTTCCACCGGCCCTCGCGGACGCTCGTGCTCACCGATCTGTGCTTCCACATCCAGCGCGCGACGACGCGGCTCTCCGGCCTGTTCTTCCGCGCGAACGGGATGTGGCAGCGTTTCGCTCCGAGCCGGATCATCCGCGCGCTCGCGGTCTCGGACCGCGCCGCGCTGCGGCGCTCGCTCGAGCGCGTGCTGCGCTGGGACTTCGAGCGAGTGATTCCGGGACACGGCGACGTGATCGAGCGCGGCGGGCCGGCCGCGCTGCGCGCCGCCTGGCCGGGCTCCTGA